The following DNA comes from Musa acuminata AAA Group cultivar baxijiao chromosome BXJ1-4, Cavendish_Baxijiao_AAA, whole genome shotgun sequence.
GACTTCAACTCCTTGAGAGATTAACCTTGGCAATGTCAACCTATGGTACCCATGCTTTCTAGTGGTTTTTGTCTTTCTGAGTCTCTCACTTAAACTGCCAGCATATGCATTTGTTATTGTCTGGTTAACCTGCCTGTCCTTTTACTAAAGCTGTTGCCTTATGCAAAATTATTACATTAATTTCCTCCAGCCTATACAAACTTTATAATTAAGCTGGTGACTCTTCTGAGAATCTGGAATTATTTCTCATACTACAAAATTTCCAAAGTTCATTTAGCAAGGAAGAATGTTTTGACATCTATTTGGAAATGCAGTCTTCAACTTATGTATTGTGTTAATTACTTTATGTATGTGTAATCTACATAGTGTTATTGCTATCACAATCCAACACCTGGCTTTTGCCAGTTTAGAGATTTTTCCTTGTTTCAAACATAAACATTAGATGCATTTAACTATTAGGGTTCTGAGTGAATCTTTCTTTTGTCCACAGGGAAGAGCACTCTTTTGAACCATTTGTTTGGGACCAACTTTAGGGAAATGGATGCTTTTAGAGGAAGGCAAGTTTTTCTCTCTTCAGCCTTGGATTTATCAGCATTTATAAAGTTAATCATTTCAAGTTGTATTTAACTGAGTTCCCTTTTCCTTAGGTCACAAACTACTAAAGGCATTTGGTTGGCAAAGTGCGCTAATGTTGAACCATTTAcagtggttatggatttggagggtACTGAcggaagagagagaggagaagtaaATATCTAACTTAGGCAATATCAACATTTATTATAGAGAGCTTTATGGAACTGCACTTTGTATTCTATATGAGCATGGAATTATACATATTATATGTGAGCCATTTTCTTTTGAATCTTGCCACACCTATGTATCTATTTCCTACGATATATTGTGTTTAGTGTGATGTCTTTTAGTTGAGTGTGCACGAAGTAGGTATTTACTGATTGGATCTAAATAAACCTTGATAACATCATCATTAGAAGCATGGACTGCCATTTTGCCCAAACCGGTGTGAAATGGGTGGTACGTTCAAAGTCTGGGCATGAACCAGTATGTGGACAGCCTCGTTTTGGACAGCCCGCTTCAacccattaaaaaaataattaagacattttaaTACTTGTGTTTGCAAGCCCTCTTCATATGTTTAGTCTCCTGCTGTCGCATGCCACTTGCTGTGCACTGCCGACTCATACGGTTCCACCtccacttctcctcctcctcctcctcctcttgctccaccgcctcctctccttctccgtctccctccttcctcctcgtcttcctccacctcttcctcttctttgtttctcttcctccttcctccttcctcttcctccattgcTTTCTCTTCTTCGTTcatcttccttcctccttcctcctcgtcttcctccaccaccccttccttttctcattcttcttcctctttgagtCACTAGTAATACCGGTGTACATTGTGTCAGACCTGAAACGACTTTCCTTGATTAGAATCATAGCTACTGTTATTGACAATCTCGTACAATATGGTAGAGTTACTAATCATTCTAGTGTGCATTGCCTGCAAAGCAGGCATGAAACTCAGAATAAGATGGAAATTGTTGCTTGATAATTAGATATCTTCAAATTTCACTGGTAATAGGTTAACGATGAATATTTTTAACAGATCAAAGTTCAGTAATAGATTCCATTTGTTGTATTTGTTGATCCTGTACCTTGGGAACATGAATCTCCTTAAATgacttgctattgaaactttgcagACTTccattttttttgtcttttgaaaATTCTGTATTGGCTTCTCAATCCAGGAATACAAGAGCTGCCGTTGTTGATTAAGTTTTATTTAGGTAACTACTTGTTGGAGTAGGGCAAAAATTTCTTTGGATGGTCAGTGAAAACCACCTttttaatgccttattttgtgcttttgtGAGGATACTAAGTAGCAACTTAATTGTTGACTTGTTTCAATCTTTTTTTGTTTTCGTTTGTAGTGTTTAACATCATTATGTATCAGTTATTAATCAGGAGTTAGGGCAAAAACAAACATTTGGGTTGTGGTTTTATTGTTTATGCAGGTCCTTTGAATATAGTCCAATACCTAACACTTTGACTTGTCTTTGTTCCAGTCATCATGTGTTTCTATATCTTCTGGGATCTTTTCAACCTTGTTTTACTGTCTTATTTATATGCTCAGGATGATACTGCATTTGAGAAGCAGAGTGCCCTTTTTGCTTTGGCAATTTCAGATATAGTGCTCATAAACATGTAAGCCTGATATCGACTATGGGGCATgactattttatttataatttaaaacctTGAGTACAATTCAACTAAAATGTCGGTGCATTTTCTGACATGCCTTGATATCTTAGGTGGTGTCATGATATTGGTCGTGAACAAGCTGCAAACAAGCCCCTTTTGAAGACAGTGTTCCAAGTATGTTTTAGTTGTATGTATCTTTGATTCAACCATGTAGTATATTGGTAGTTTCAGTTGTTCACTTTTGTTGTATTTCGTCCAATAACAGGTCATGATGCGATTGTTTAGCCCTCGTAAAACAACATTGTTATTTGTTATACGTGACAAAACCAAGGTGCAATTTCATTATAATAATCACAAATTTAACTTCTAAAATACTGCTATTACTTCAGTAATGTCTGAGTTTCAATTTCAATCGACTTTCATTTTGTGGCAGACTCCCCTAGAACATTTGGAGCCTGTTCTCAGGCAGGATATTCAGAAGGTGTGTCAACTATTACTCTGTCTATGCTGTAATAATTCATTGCTGATATATCCTGttgatattttttcttttgcAGATATGGGATAATGTACCTAAACCGCAAGCTCATAAAGAAACTCCTCTTAGTGAATTCTTCAATGTAATTTATTAAGCTTTCTTTACTTCGCTCCTTGCTGATAAAGATGCATTTGGAGCTTTCTATTTCATACTATAACTTTTGCAGGTGGAAGTAGTGGCTCTTTCAAGCTTTGAAGAGAAGGAAGAGCTATTTAGAGAGCAGGTCTGTTGTCACATAATTACATACTCCAATAAATCGAAGTCAACTTCTAATTTATTTGTAGTAGTGGTAGTTGTATATCATTTTCCTTTATTTGATCTAGTATAAGATAACATTTGCTTGCGGTCCATGTGATTTGCATGACCCTATGCAGTCAAGTTGCCTTTAAATAACAACTCTGATTGTAAGTGGAAGTGTGTCTTAAAAGCACTCATTGCCTCTAGAATCATGAGTATGGTTTGAATCATGACGAGGGTTCTGTATATTGTGAAAGTGAGGGAGTGAGATCTGCTTCAATTATTGATTATAGCGATTGTTCtctaaaatatatcaataaacatagagccaTAATTTTAAACATACATGATGACGtagtgtcacagacttagctagttttgcttaagtcgtgtggcacccttgcgtgtccgtccgcaaaggtcagcctccccgaagcctcctatggtcccttaggacccacaaaagagaaaaatgggttagagaaaatgcctcactcgggatccacaagcaaacattccaggaaacacttcatggacaatgcaaattataaacagactttacaagctctgaacagttgcacaacaaagggtcaaaatggtccattacagaccgaaaatctcttacaagtgtccacatgacacaacctttatttacaagcctaaagcagccaccaaacccaactaaaatgagactattaagccttcggccgtccctctacatgctgtgcaaagcatgaacataccaaaagacacggacatatatgagcattacatcaaacatcctgtttcgaagtttgtccgtgacagtagttAGCTAGTTATTGTATGACTCTAAATAATCTGTAACTCCTTGTAAGCCACTATTATAAACCACAACGGAACACATTTTGCGATTACATGGATTCTTGGGCTTATTGATTAATTTTCGTACTTTATTGAAATTCAACAAGATAGGACACCGCTTTACTCAAACCTTTAGAACTCCATAAAATGGACAGGATATAGGATATACAAAATGTGACTAGGAGAACGATCTTAAGAATAACAGTATCTTAGAATACCTAACAAATATGTGAACCTACAATTGGGGTAACATGGAAAGCTTCTTCATTCTTTTGGTTGCATCGGCCTTGAACCTCTGGTATTAATTTTGAAGAATAAACAGTATCATAGTATTTGAGAGATTCTAGGGTATTGCTAACTTGTTAGGTAGACTTAATGGCTGGTAGTAGTAATTGTTGATATTCGCGGAGGATTGTTGATGCAGctgcttatatttttttttcacttcAAGGGTGAGAGCCAAACTATATTGCTTAATCAGCTCATTTCACACAATGATGTGATACATGTAAAATTTAGATTGTTGAGCAAATTACATACTCTCTGCTGCTATAAACCATCATTTTGATGGGCTAGCTTAttgtttttcttcttgtcttgGTTCACTTTTTATTGGCAAATATATTTGGATCCACTCATATAATCAAGAACTGTATTTTTTATAAGATACTTAAGAAGTTTGTTGGTATCTAGTTCTTTGGGGATAttccttctttttgtttcttatatttgttATTGATGAACAAGGTTGCCTCTTTAAGGCAAAGATTTTACCATTCCATTGCTCCCGGTGGACTTGCTGGGGACCGACGGGGTGTTGTTCCAGCATCAGGATTCTCGTTTAGTGCTCAACAGATATGGATGGTTATAAAGGAGAACAAGGACCTTGACCTTCCTGCACACAAGGTGATGATCTGGTTGCTTCATTAATTGCTCTATCAGCAATCCAGTTATCAGTATTTGTCTGCATTTGTAGGTTATGGTGGCTACAGTACGTTGCGAAGAAATTGCTAATGAAAAGCTTGCTTACACAAGTGCTGATAAGGTAGTTGATGGCTAACGTAAATTTTGTCTATTTCTATGTGACATTTTCAATCATTAATTGCTTAAATTCATCTGCATTACAGGAGTGGGTTCAACTTGAAGAGGCTGTTCAACATGATATAGTGCCAGGTTTTGGGAAGAAGATTACTGCAATTCTGGACGAGTGCTTGGCTGGGTCAGTGTTCTTTTTGTTTGGAATTTTCCTGTTGAAGTTTGGATTATCAATagtagtttcaactttcaagtattctgttcttttttttttttcataaggaACATTGATTGATGGTTTCATACTGTTTGAGATTGTCTCCTTGCACATCCAATGCCTTGTATTGAGCATGTGTTGCCCTTAGATTGGCAAGGTAGGTGCTGTATTTGCCTCTGCCTACCTTGCACCCATGGACTTGTCTATTGTGAAGGATAGGCTGGCATGCATTCATCCTCCCCAGGGCCTGTACTGGCAAGTGACTATGCCAAATAGTAGGCAAAGGCTTCAACAAAACTAATGAGAGAAACCAAGCCTGGTTGATTGTTTTTGGGGTCTGTTATTTTTTGTGTATCTCTGTTTTGCTTTCTCACTCTCTGTCCTCCCCTCTCTTTGATCCGTATGGGATTTGTATTTGATAATCCGTCAATCTGATACCACGTCTTGGATGGAAGTTTTGGCGGAGAGAGTTATCGTTGGGTGCTCTCGGCAGGTTGAGGATCGCTGTTGGTTTCAGTCTCCTCCTCTCTTGCTGTTGTCTAAGGTTTGGATAGTGTGTAGCTGGGCTTTGGGTCTTCTCATAGCAGTTAGACGAAGTTTAGATGGACTTCAGCTGCTGGAACTTGAGTAAAAAGGTGTTGCAGTTGGAGGGCAGAACCCTTTTTTAAACTCCTCTTCTTTTGGCTTTCGGCATAAGCTGGAAGGCTAGGGTCGATTGTGAGACTTCTTGGCTACTTTTGGTTGcttttcttcttgttgttgttgttgccaaAGGTATCTTTGGAAGCTATTAAGGCCAACAACAATTCAGAAAAGATCTCTACAGGAATGTACCTGCAAGCAAGATGAAGGGCTGTTGAACTTACAacctccttcctctctttctctcctatCTTCTCAGCTTAGAGTCGACTAGTCACTCAAGAGGGGGCATGACTTGGATGCTTTCAAGGGGGTTGCAACCCCTTAGATTTATAGGATTATGGATGTCCAAAGTCTTATTTTGATTAGGACTTCTTAGTTCCTTGCAGCCATAGGAGTCTTTTGTTGGGGGTGCCATAATTGTCTAGGGGCTGCCCTAATCCTTGTCCTGCTAGGATTATGATCGAGCTGACTGGGGATGCTTTAGATGGGTCGCTCTTTTATAACTGTAATAAGGGTGGAGTCCCAAGGGTTTTAGGACTTTCCTTGTAGAGCTAGCGCATAACCTTCTCCTACTCCCAGCAGGAGTGTGTTTCTCTTGCTTGGTGGCTATTGCTATTTGGGTGAGGGCTGTTCTAATCCTAGTTCTGCTAGGACTGAGATTGAGGTGAGTTAGCTGCTGCAATATGGGTTTGCTTGGCCGAATAATGCTATGAGGCTTCAAGAGGCCCTTAGGTAGGGGTTGACTTGACTGGTTGAGTGCTGTTGAGATCGTTCCTGATCACTATTTCTCTCCCTccccccacctctctctctctctctctctctctctctctctcttacacacACTATTTCTATTTTCTTGATCTGTTAATCTGGTCGAATCCCATTACTAATTTGCTACGATATCATTGTTTTAAGGTCTAAGTAACTGTTAGTCTTAAAGGAAGATGCACTAGTCATTTAACTAAACCATGGTTAAGTGACAGCAGATGGACAGTGATGATAGAATTAATCAGGGACAGATATTCTTAACAACTATTTGTACCCAGGAGGCTtcctatatatgtgtgtgtgtctgCCTGTGTTTCTATGAAAACAAGCATGCATGGGTTCATGATATTTGAGTCTTTGAATTTCAGAGCTGCATAAGCAAATTTAGAGGGAATTGATAGTTATTTGTTCTATGTTTACAGGTGGTATTGTTTAGTTCTTTTGGATGCATCAAAATGGACTTCTTTTGTCATACAATGATGTAGgggttatattattttatttgtaaaGTTCATAGTTTGTAATTTGTATGCCTAAATATAGGTACAAATCCCTACAAATTTGTTAAATCTAATTATATTACAAAAAAATCTTGCCTTTCAAATGACCATTGTTAAGGTATTTTTCTTTTGAGGCACTATTACATATCGAGgagcaaatattttttaatggtTTTACAGTTTTAGTTTTGTTTCAGAGCTGTTGAATCTTGTACTTCTGTTCTTTATTGGTTTTTGACTTGTTCAGAAGGTGGAATTAGTCATTATTCCTTAATGCTCTATGTCCTGCTTTTAAGCTGTTAAATATACTGCTCTGACAGATATGACATAGAAGCTTTTTACTTTGAGGAAGCTGTCCGGACTTCAAAGAGGCAGCAACTTGAATCAAAACTTCTGCAGGTACTATTCTCTTCTGAGCAACAGCTTATAGGTCAAGTTCATTTGCATTTACCAGGCTGGTGCGCTTTTCAGTTAATAGGTTTGTTATTATACAGGTAAATTTAAATGCTCAAAATTCTTGATAGCATACCATTTTGTTGACATGATCTTCTAGCTATACATGCTTATTGCACAGAGAATCCCATCACATTAAGCCTTAATAGCATTATATTTCTTTGTGGTATCTACCTACCACTTCAGTatgcctttcctgcataaaagataccattgttcttatgttaaatggTTTTTACCTCTTAGTATCAttgttctttttttaatttttcgcgGAGCCAACATTGCTGGTACTAATAAACCATTATAATATACTACATATTATATTATTAGGTGAGAATTTGATTGTTGTTCATGTAATTATCTCCCGATCATAGTTGGTAATTGTCAGCTTAGATAGGGGGAACTAAGATATCTTGTTAAGGATATGTACTCTTGTTTTACAAATTGGAACATTTAATTATATTCAATGGTTGCTTATTTAGAAGCTTCTTTCAAATTTTCTGTAGTTGTGGTAacctaattttattatttatttaacctTGTATTAAGGCCCAAAAAAGGAGTATCAGGGTGAACCGAAAATTTTGACAACTTTATTTAGCATGTAGTATGGCTGGGGCTTTATGTGATCTTTTCCAAGCAAATGATTCTTAACATTAGCAAAATGGGTTAATGTAAATGTGACTGTAGTAACATCTGTTAAGCTACTTATGTTAGCTTGGGCTTGCTATTTTCTGGTTGAGGTGGGTAAGATGTATGCTTTTGTGCAATATTTCTGTCTCTTTTCACTTCAAATGTAGAAGCTGGATTTCAAGGGAATTCTGATGTTAAGGGAATGTGTACAGAacgtttgatgtatgattttccaTGCCATTGaacatatttaataatttttcttaAGAAAATTTTCACTAGCTTGAGTGGAATAACTTTTTTTGTACAATAATCAAGATGATAAATCTAGTATCTTACTTGATTTTTGGGCAATGACTAAAGCTAAATTGAAACCTGTGAAATTGGTAGAAAATTTATCATTAATAAAATGTGTCTTCCATCAGTGTTGATGAATTTTACAAATGTAGAAATGCTTGGTAGGCACTGTGTATTTTGTTCATAGCATATGTTCAATATATATGCTCATAATTTATATCAATTGAATTTATATATTTCCAAATTGAAAAGATATCATTGTCTCCAGTCTGTAAGGAACATTGGTATTCTTGGATTAATAGTAAAAATGTGTAATATATCTTTTGATCAAAGGAATATGAAACTTATCTCCATATGGATCTCATCTGTTTGAATTTTGCATGGTGCCAatgaattttaaaatttgattagAGACATTTAGCTTGGTTTTCATTTCACTCTAAAACCCTCGGTGGGTGGAGCCTTCTGCACTAATCTGCTGTTTTCCAAAGCTGTCATTTGGAGGTTGGGTAGTGAATCAGCACAAAGCATATTCTTAATTGACATTAATTTTTCAGAAGTTTCAAGTcccctcctcttttttttttttcttcatttcttccttacTGATTCAAGGGTGATGCTGCATATTTTGCAATAGGTTCCATAGGTTCCCACCACATGAATATTCAGCCTAATCCTTAATCGATTACCGGAGGAGCAACCTCGTGTTGCACCAATCCCTTCATTACAAATAAGGTTGAATTTAGTCTTAGGTTGTATTAAATTAATTACAGTTATACTTATAACATCTTATACAGGGTGCTAATACATCTTGTAAATGTCAAAGTGAAAGAGTATATGATTCTCAGATTTGCTGGATTGAGTTCCCTTGTCGTGGGGAAATGTTCATGATATTCTATGATTGCTTAAGGGTCTTCATAGGAAATAAAGAATTCTTGAATTCATAAATTTTCTTCTTGTATCATAGACTGGATCTGTGTGTCATAAATTTTTTGGTAATATTTTGCCcagatatttttttctcaaactaAAGATGTTTGTAGTTTTCTCCTTCTCAGTGACACATTTTGCTTGTTTCAGCTGGTCAGTCCTGCTTATCAAACAATGTTGGGCCATATACGGTCCAAAGTTTTAGATGATTTTAAAGAAGCTTTTGATAAGGCCCTTGAAAAGGAAGGATTTGCTGTTGCTGCTCTTGAATGCACTCAATCTTCCATGTTCAAATTTGACAGATGCTGTGAAGGTACATGAGTTTTTTGAACTTTATCTAATTATGTAATACATATGGTTACTTTCTGTAACTATGTGCTTGTATTTTGATTTGTGGTTGTATTGTTTTTTTTGGGGGGGTTACAGATGCAGCTATTGAACAAGCAAACTGGGATCCTTCCAAAATTCGGGATAAGCTTCAGCGTGATATTGACACCCATCTAGCTTCAGTTCGTACTGCAAAACTTTCTGAGCTTACTGCACTATTTGAGGTATGGTAGGAGTTTTGTTGTTTATTTACTTTAAGTTGGTGGTCTTATTGtgaatctctcttttttttttttcaaaacagAAAGAGATTGAAGGATGAATAATTTAAGGatggtattatcattggaattagtaATCCGATTTACTTGCAGGGACAACTTAATAAAGCCCTTGCAGAACCAGTTGAAGCTCTTCTTGATGCGGCTAGTGATAATACCTGGCCCGCAATAAGAGAACTTCTTCGGCGAGAGACTGAATCAGCTGTCTCAGGATTTGCTTCTGCCCTTTCAACATTTGCACTAGACCAGGCAACTGTGGATAAAATGCTTGTGAAACTAAAGGAGTATGGTAAAAATGTTGTTGAATCCAAGGCAAGAGAAGAGGCTGGAAGAGTTCTGATCCGTATGAAGGATAGGTAGTACATATTATCAGTACTTCTAAACTGTGCTTAGAGTTTGGACATCAGGATGactatctttcttttattttcaaaTGCAGATTCTCTACATTGTTCAGCCGTGATGCGGACTCTATGCCAAGAGTTTGGACGGGAAAAGAAGACATAAAAGCAATAACAAAATCTGCACGTTCTGCAGTATGTCATAGAAAATTGCTCTCACAATTAGAGTATTTGTCACCTTAGATTTCAAAATAACTGTTTGTTTGTCAATCGTTGTTGACATATCTTTGCAGTCTCTAAAGTTGCTGTCTGTTATGGCTGCTATTCGTTTGGACGAGGAAACCGATAAAATTGAGGACACTCTTTTGCTTGCTTTGGTAGATGTTTCCAGCAATGGTGTTAAGAATAGAAGTATCCAGTCATTAGATCCACTGGCTTCAAGCTCATGGCAAGAGGTGATTAATGATCTTGTCACTTTTTCATGTGACACAATTCTAGTTTAAGTGCCAAATATACAGATAGAATTGTGATCCAGCATCTCATAGTCTTCATTTTGAATGTGAGACTCGTGTTCATATGTTAGGACATTATGGCTGGTTTCTGTTGTCGTTGGATCAGTTCTTCATATGGAATGATGATCTAATAATCTATGGTCCTCAactattttatttttagtttgaattcaggtttctaaggcatatcaaAGACTCAATGTTGTAGTCACAACAGTCTTGAATATTTTTCGTTTCAAGTTATAACTTACTGCTTGGATCATTAGTGTATAAACTAATATTGTCTGCACTCCCAAGTGCTTTTGACTTCGATTACATTGTTTGAGTTCCAGCTGAAATATCACATCCTGATAACATGTAAGATCTCGGATTCTAAAATAATGTAGACTTTGATGGAGAAGTTGTGTTTTTAAGACAGTGAATTCTGCTAAGTCATCACAATGTATCCATAGTATGTAGGGTTACATTATCAGTCACTTTAGATATCGCAACATGGTGTTCTTCTTTCAGCTTTGAAACTCATGTTTCATTTTGATGGAATGTGCATCATTTTCCACTTCTTTGGTTATGACAAATTTATAATATGATTTTGGCCCCAAGTTGAACTGCTTTGTTTTTCACCAGGTTCCATCTGCGAAAACTTTGATTTCACCAGTCCAGTGCAAAAATTTGTGGAGGCAATTCAAGGCAGAAACAGAGTACACTGTTACTCAGGCCATTGCTGCTCAGGCATGTCCTCTAACTTGCAATTTTAGTGTGTTTTGCCCAGTCTTGCAAACTATAGTTGCcattttataatttatcttagGAAGATTTAGTTATGCATGATTTTCTATTGCTTTTAGAAGTACTTAGATAACCTGGTGATTAAGGGCATGACACATATCATAACATACGAATTTGGGGTTGCCTGCTTATATTGCCAATTGTCCCAACTGAACAACTCATAATATATTGGGTTTATGAAGTTGGTCTGCCCCATGTTGCTAGGCCCATAATGAGTCTTTGTTTTGCAAAATCAGTCATTGACCATAAGAAGGAAAAAGGTAAAGAAAAGATGGGGAATGAGATTGATAGAAGTAGAGACATTTTCCAGATCTATGCTATGCATGAAAAGAAGGATCAACCCAAATCCCTTTTGAATGGTTTGAACTTGGGTTCAGATTAAGTTTTTAATTTAGTCTAGTTAATTTTTCTCTTCTCCTTTGGAATAGTGTTAAGTATTTTAGAGAGGGCTTTTGCAAATAATTAGATCACATGACAACATATTGTATATTTATACCTTTGTTTCTTAGATTGAtcaaggagaagaaagaagaactggatgaagaaaaagatggaagGATCAAAATCTGGCTTGATTAAAATTTCAATCTCTACAAGGAAGTTTCATGTAATTGTAATTTGTAAAAATAGAAGACCATCACTCAGATATCCAAATGAAAGATTATTTGCCA
Coding sequences within:
- the LOC135644441 gene encoding protein ROOT HAIR DEFECTIVE 3-like, producing the protein MGEGGCCVQLLDGDGVFNVAGIEHFMNSVKLAECGLSYAVVSIMGPQSSGKSTLLNHLFGTNFREMDAFRGRSQTTKGIWLAKCANVEPFTVVMDLEGTDGRERGEDDTAFEKQSALFALAISDIVLINMWCHDIGREQAANKPLLKTVFQVMMRLFSPRKTTLLFVIRDKTKTPLEHLEPVLRQDIQKIWDNVPKPQAHKETPLSEFFNVEVVALSSFEEKEELFREQVASLRQRFYHSIAPGGLAGDRRGVVPASGFSFSAQQIWMVIKENKDLDLPAHKVMVATVRCEEIANEKLAYTSADKEWVQLEEAVQHDIVPGFGKKITAILDECLAGYDIEAFYFEEAVRTSKRQQLESKLLQLVSPAYQTMLGHIRSKVLDDFKEAFDKALEKEGFAVAALECTQSSMFKFDRCCEDAAIEQANWDPSKIRDKLQRDIDTHLASVRTAKLSELTALFEGQLNKALAEPVEALLDAASDNTWPAIRELLRRETESAVSGFASALSTFALDQATVDKMLVKLKEYGKNVVESKAREEAGRVLIRMKDRFSTLFSRDADSMPRVWTGKEDIKAITKSARSASLKLLSVMAAIRLDEETDKIEDTLLLALVDVSSNGVKNRSIQSLDPLASSSWQEVPSAKTLISPVQCKNLWRQFKAETEYTVTQAIAAQASNKRNNSMLPPPWAIAAILVLGFNEFMTLLRNPLYLGVIFVVFLVGKAIWVQLDIAGAFQNGALPGLLSLSTKFLPTVMNILKRLAEEGQQAAAPPSQSKPELDSKVFRNSIRSNSTSDPSSNISSTEDGDEYSSPLRK